One window of the Herbiconiux sp. L3-i23 genome contains the following:
- a CDS encoding methyltransferase — protein sequence MSHSVDALRADLESAGFDVDAIRALWGDDADAALARGNRIPARRVLDRSEPTPLATLARLFVLGLPVGEQAARAALPSLGLDGAVALGLVAVDHAVAHPRLDLRPYAFIDGEGAGTWWIASDLGEIALGRELPEAHVLGVGGASLTLAGLQLPRPARRVLDLGTGSGIQALHASRYADDVVATDISERAAGLARLTGGLNKVALDVRVGDLFAPVAGERFDRVISNPPFVITPRVGGIPAYEYRDGGMVGDGIVEAVIRGLPDVLEPGGIAQLLGNWEYRGREQGLDRVRRFVDEAGLDAWVIERERQDPAQYAETWIRDGGTRPGDPRYDGLLEAWLDDFEERGVTAVGFGYLLLRRPSDGHGVTLRRYEVLPDALGANPTGLGAHLGASLDGHDWQAARDDGELRHARLQVAPDVTEQRHLWPGDEHPAAMDLRQGGGFGRTMPLDTALAGFVGACDGELSVGQIVAALADLLEVDEAELAAELLPKVRRLLGDAMLLPA from the coding sequence ATGAGTCATTCCGTCGATGCGCTGCGCGCGGATCTCGAGAGCGCGGGCTTCGACGTCGACGCCATCCGCGCACTGTGGGGGGACGATGCCGATGCGGCACTCGCCCGGGGCAACCGCATTCCCGCCCGCCGCGTGCTCGACCGCAGCGAACCGACACCGCTCGCGACTCTCGCCCGGCTCTTCGTGCTCGGGCTGCCGGTGGGCGAGCAGGCCGCGCGTGCGGCGCTGCCGTCTCTCGGGCTGGACGGTGCGGTCGCCCTCGGCCTCGTCGCGGTCGACCATGCCGTGGCTCACCCGCGGCTCGACCTGCGCCCGTATGCGTTCATCGACGGCGAGGGCGCCGGCACATGGTGGATCGCCTCCGACCTCGGCGAGATCGCCCTCGGTCGCGAACTGCCCGAGGCGCACGTGCTCGGCGTGGGCGGTGCATCGTTGACGCTCGCCGGGCTCCAGCTTCCGCGTCCGGCGAGACGGGTGCTCGATCTCGGGACCGGCTCCGGGATCCAGGCCCTGCACGCCTCCCGTTACGCGGACGACGTGGTCGCGACCGACATCTCCGAACGTGCGGCGGGGCTCGCCCGGCTCACGGGCGGACTGAACAAGGTCGCGCTCGACGTCCGGGTCGGCGATCTGTTCGCGCCGGTCGCGGGGGAGCGCTTCGACCGGGTGATCTCGAACCCGCCGTTCGTTATCACCCCGCGGGTCGGCGGCATCCCCGCCTACGAGTACCGCGACGGCGGCATGGTCGGCGACGGCATCGTCGAAGCCGTGATCCGCGGATTGCCCGACGTGCTCGAGCCGGGCGGAATCGCCCAGCTGCTCGGCAACTGGGAGTACCGCGGTCGCGAGCAGGGCCTCGACCGCGTGCGTCGCTTCGTCGACGAGGCAGGGCTCGACGCCTGGGTGATCGAGCGCGAGCGGCAGGACCCGGCGCAGTACGCCGAGACCTGGATCCGCGACGGGGGCACGAGGCCCGGTGATCCCCGCTACGACGGCCTGCTCGAGGCGTGGCTCGACGACTTCGAGGAGCGGGGCGTGACCGCGGTCGGGTTCGGCTACCTGCTGCTGCGCCGCCCATCCGACGGTCACGGGGTCACGCTGCGTCGATACGAGGTGCTTCCCGACGCGCTCGGAGCCAATCCCACAGGTCTCGGCGCTCACCTCGGCGCGAGCCTCGACGGGCACGACTGGCAGGCGGCTCGCGATGACGGCGAGTTGCGGCACGCGCGCCTGCAGGTCGCGCCCGACGTCACCGAGCAGCGGCACCTGTGGCCGGGCGACGAGCATCCCGCCGCGATGGATCTGCGCCAGGGCGGCGGATTCGGGCGGACGATGCCGCTCGACACCGCCCTCGCCGGCTTCGTCGGCGCCTGCGACGGCGAGCTCAGCGTCGGCCAGATCGTCGCGGCGCTCGCCGACCTGCTCGAGGTCGACGAGGCCGAGCTCGCCGCCGAGCTGCTGCCGAAGGTCCGCCGACTGCTCGGCGACGCGATGCTGCTGCCCGCCTGA
- a CDS encoding GNAT family N-acetyltransferase produces the protein MPISLHPAPWDDVDAAALRAAQRAELDSRYGRSDHEPGTAPSAADIDFFLVARVDDGAAAGCGGLRRLDETSAEIKRMYVRPENRGSGVSTAILRELEAEALRRGWSTLRLETGTEQPDAIRFYEREGYRSIDPFGSYIGSPISVCYERGLGAPGEPTGRAERTHIPRA, from the coding sequence ATGCCGATCTCGCTGCACCCCGCCCCGTGGGACGACGTCGATGCCGCTGCGCTGCGCGCCGCGCAGCGCGCCGAGCTCGACTCCCGCTACGGCCGCTCCGACCACGAGCCCGGCACTGCGCCGTCGGCGGCCGACATCGACTTCTTCCTCGTCGCCCGCGTGGACGACGGAGCGGCCGCCGGCTGCGGCGGGCTCCGTCGGCTCGACGAGACGAGCGCGGAGATCAAACGCATGTACGTGCGCCCCGAGAACCGCGGCTCCGGGGTCTCGACGGCGATCCTCCGCGAGCTCGAAGCCGAGGCGCTGCGCCGCGGCTGGAGCACCCTGCGACTCGAGACCGGCACGGAACAGCCCGACGCGATCCGGTTCTACGAGCGCGAGGGGTACAGGTCGATCGATCCGTTCGGCTCCTACATCGGCTCACCGATCTCGGTCTGCTACGAACGGGGGCTCGGTGCGCCCGGGGAACCCACGGGTCGAGCGGAGCGGACGCACATCCCGCGCGCTTAG
- a CDS encoding DUF6412 domain-containing protein, with translation MTSIPALLRLAEELAAHGGAGLALIVVGAALAGLGIATVAVLRAAARAAQRALPPVVVRAGRPGRGDSEEPAVQHRPDAPGRRLPRAPGSMPATV, from the coding sequence GTGACTTCGATCCCCGCCCTCCTGCGTCTCGCGGAGGAACTCGCCGCGCACGGCGGTGCGGGGCTCGCGCTGATCGTCGTCGGCGCTGCGCTCGCGGGCCTCGGGATCGCGACGGTCGCCGTTCTGCGCGCCGCCGCCCGCGCTGCGCAGCGCGCGCTGCCGCCGGTGGTCGTCCGCGCCGGGCGGCCCGGGCGCGGCGACAGCGAGGAACCCGCGGTGCAGCATCGGCCGGATGCGCCGGGCAGACGTCTGCCCCGAGCGCCGGGGAGCATGCCCGCGACCGTGTGA
- the yidC gene encoding membrane protein insertase YidC, translating to MDPFTFPPIAAVLDVAYSAVAALADLLAPFAGTSSAAAAIAVTTMLVRLALLPAGIASARSAAAARRIGPQIADLRARFAKKPEKLQQELADLYRREGASPLSGCLPLVAQIPVVAVVYALFTRTDIGAHANDLLAHSVAGVPLGMSLPHSLLVAADP from the coding sequence ATGGACCCGTTCACCTTCCCGCCCATCGCTGCGGTGCTCGACGTCGCCTACTCGGCGGTCGCGGCGCTCGCCGATCTGCTCGCTCCCTTCGCCGGGACGTCATCGGCAGCCGCGGCGATCGCCGTCACCACCATGCTGGTGCGGCTCGCGCTGCTGCCCGCGGGCATCGCCTCCGCCCGCTCCGCGGCGGCAGCACGCCGCATCGGTCCCCAGATCGCCGACCTCCGCGCCCGCTTCGCGAAGAAGCCCGAGAAGCTCCAGCAGGAGCTCGCGGACCTCTACCGGCGCGAGGGGGCATCGCCGTTGTCCGGCTGCCTCCCGCTCGTCGCGCAGATCCCGGTCGTCGCCGTCGTCTACGCGTTGTTCACCCGGACGGACATCGGCGCGCACGCGAACGACCTGCTCGCCCATTCCGTCGCCGGCGTGCCGCTCGGGATGTCCCTCCCGCACTCGCTCCTCGTGGCGGCCGATCCGTGA
- a CDS encoding DUF3097 domain-containing protein — translation MEFDRYGNDVLATDWRKPKAAPPAIVEAANDLVVELAGDGFCGAVVGIEGRMVRLEDRRGKVRLFPLGPGFLLEGKPVVLKAPAALKPKGGRMVSASGSIAVTDAKARVARASRIFVEGRHDAELVEKVWGHDLRVDGVVVEYLEGVDHLEELLAQFKPRAGRRVGVLVDHLVPGSKESRIAEKVAKGPWGADVLVVGHPYIDIWQSVKPARLGLKAWPVIPKGTEWKHGICEAFRWPHAEQADIARAWQRILSRVDTYADLEPALLGRVEQLIDFVTAE, via the coding sequence GTGGAATTCGACCGATACGGCAATGACGTCCTCGCCACCGACTGGCGTAAGCCGAAGGCGGCACCGCCCGCGATCGTCGAGGCCGCGAACGACCTCGTCGTCGAGCTGGCGGGCGACGGGTTCTGCGGCGCCGTGGTCGGGATCGAGGGACGCATGGTGCGTCTCGAGGACCGCCGCGGCAAGGTGCGCCTCTTCCCCCTCGGCCCGGGCTTCCTGCTCGAGGGGAAGCCGGTGGTGCTCAAGGCTCCTGCCGCGCTGAAGCCGAAGGGCGGGCGGATGGTGAGCGCCTCCGGGTCGATCGCGGTGACCGATGCGAAGGCCCGGGTCGCCCGCGCGAGCCGCATCTTCGTCGAGGGGCGGCACGACGCCGAGCTCGTCGAGAAGGTGTGGGGACACGACCTGCGCGTCGACGGCGTCGTCGTCGAATACCTCGAAGGGGTCGACCACCTGGAGGAGCTGCTCGCGCAGTTCAAGCCGCGTGCGGGCCGCCGGGTGGGTGTGCTCGTCGATCACCTGGTGCCGGGGTCGAAGGAGAGCCGGATCGCCGAGAAGGTCGCGAAGGGCCCGTGGGGGGCGGATGTGCTCGTCGTCGGGCATCCGTACATCGACATCTGGCAGTCCGTGAAGCCGGCCCGGCTGGGGCTGAAGGCGTGGCCGGTGATCCCGAAGGGGACCGAGTGGAAGCACGGCATCTGCGAGGCGTTCCGTTGGCCGCACGCCGAGCAGGCCGACATCGCCCGTGCCTGGCAGCGCATCCTCTCCCGAGTCGACACCTACGCCGACCTCGAACCGGCCCTCCTCGGCCGGGTGGAACAACTCATCGACTTCGTCACCGCGGAGTAA